The Flavobacterium sp. 1 genome contains the following window.
AATAAAAAATTCTTGATACTGATGAATCGCGTGCATAAAATGAGATATGGTTTACTCTTAGGAGTTTTCTTTTAGAATATATAAGGCTTCAAAGATACAATTCAAATGTGAATTATTGAATTGTAAATTACTGTAAAAATGGAACTATAGTTTTTTCTTATAATAGATATCGAAAAAAAACATCGGAAACTTTGTTGGTTTTTAAAGTTTCCTTCTTACATTTGCAAAACACAAGAAACTTTACCAGTATCTAAAGTTTCCGAAATACATTTTAAAAAATTAAAAAACCAAACATTTAGGAAACACTATTACTAAAATTAATCATTATGGAAAATGCATGGGCTATTGATTCTAATGAATCAGACGTTATCATAAAATCTAGACATTCTCTAATAGGCTACTTGCCCGGAAACAAAAACAATTTAAAAGGGCATGTTGCCATACAGAATAATGAAGTTGAAGATGCTTCAATAGAATTTTCATTGAATGTAAATGATAAAAAAAACATTTCAATCGAAAAAAACAAAGAAGCCAAATTCACTGATCTCTTTGATAAAGATGAGGCGCCTTTGATAAAATTCAAATCAACTTCTTTTGAAAAAATAAACAAGAATATTAATTTTTTGAAAGGTTTTCTGACCATCAAAAACATCACAAAAGCGGTCGAATTCGATACCGAGTTTATAGGATTCAATAATTATAATGGTGTGCAAAAAGCATCTTTTGAAATTACTGGAAACATCAACCGCAAAGATTTTGGTCTTAATTACAATGTGCTTAGACAAAATAAAAATGTGCCGATAAGTAAAGACATTAAGCTAATTGCCAATTTAGAATTCACACATTAAGAATAACCAGCTCTTAAAAACCCAAAACTCATTTAATAACTAACTTTTACTGTATCAATAAATTTTAAGTTTTAATTACAATAAGTTACCATAAAAATGAAAGAAAAAATTATAGCAAAAGCAGGCGAAATGTTTTTAAAACTAGGTTTTAAAAGCATTACTATGGATGACATCGCTGGCGAAATGTGTATTTCTAAAAAAACAATTTACAAATATTTCTGCAACAAAGAAATACTGATTGAAGAGAGTGTACATTTAATTCATAAAGAAGTTCATCAACTTATAGGTGATGCAATTTCTAAAAACTACAATGCAATTGAAGAAAATTTTGAAATCAGACGCATGTTTGCCGAGCTATTTAAATCTTCTGATACGTCTCCAATCTTCCAATTAAAAAAACATTATCCTGAAATTTACAAAAATACTTTAAAATTTCAAATTGATGAATGTGAATTTTGTTTTAGACAAAAT
Protein-coding sequences here:
- a CDS encoding YceI family protein, coding for MENAWAIDSNESDVIIKSRHSLIGYLPGNKNNLKGHVAIQNNEVEDASIEFSLNVNDKKNISIEKNKEAKFTDLFDKDEAPLIKFKSTSFEKINKNINFLKGFLTIKNITKAVEFDTEFIGFNNYNGVQKASFEITGNINRKDFGLNYNVLRQNKNVPISKDIKLIANLEFTH
- a CDS encoding TetR/AcrR family transcriptional regulator; amino-acid sequence: MKEKIIAKAGEMFLKLGFKSITMDDIAGEMCISKKTIYKYFCNKEILIEESVHLIHKEVHQLIGDAISKNYNAIEENFEIRRMFAELFKSSDTSPIFQLKKHYPEIYKNTLKFQIDECEFCFRQNIEKGIEQKLYRNNLNVETYVKFYYYLIFSINENTRSESEAKKLECEALEYHTRAMATPEGIIELEKQLQNVNI